From one Thamnophis elegans isolate rThaEle1 chromosome 7, rThaEle1.pri, whole genome shotgun sequence genomic stretch:
- the LRRC4 gene encoding leucine-rich repeat-containing protein 4, with protein MKLLRQAPPQPARNAAPLACLAYLVAQAWLVACAVAARPGPQSCPSVCSCSNQLSKVVCTRRGLAEVPPGIPSGTRYLNLMENGIKVIQADTFRHLHHLEVLQLGRNAIRQIEVGAFNGLASLNTLELFDNWLTVVPSGAFEYLSKLRELWLRNNPIESISSYAFNRVPSLMRLDLGELKKLKYISEGAFEGLYNLKYLNLGMCAIREMPNLSPLVGLEELEMSGNTFLAIKPGAFHGLKSLKKLWIMSAQIGAIERNAFDDLTALVELNLAHNNLTSLPHDLFAPLRYLVELHLHHNPWNCDCDILWLSWWLREYIPTNSSCCGRCHAPTHMRGKFLVEVDQTAFQCSAPFILDAPRDLNISEGRVAELKCRTPAMSSVRWLLPNGTVLSHASNHPRISVLNDGTLNFSQVLLTDTGTYTCMVTNVAGHSNASAYLNVSTAELNTSNYSFFTTVTVETTETSPENLFPKFTKPVPTASTGYQPAYTTTTTVLVQTTKTPRQDATLDGNDKMQTSLDEVMKTTKIIIGCFVAVTLLAAAMLVAFYKLRKRHQQRSTVGAARTVEIIQVDEDIPASAGAAPTTATTATPSTASGLSGEGAVALPAIHDHYNTYKPSQGAHWTENCLGNSLHPTVTTIAEPYIIQTHPKEKVQETQI; from the coding sequence ATGAAGCTCCTGCGGCAGGCTCCTCCGCAGCCCGCCCGGAACGCCGCCCCGCTCGCCTGCCTAGCCTACCTCGTGGCGCAAGCGTGGCTGGTGGCGTGCGCCGTGGCGGCCAGGCCCGGGCCGCAGAGCTGCCCCTCCGTCTGCTCCTGCAGTAACCAGCTGAGCAAGGTGGTCTGCACGCGGCGCGGGCTGGCCGAGGTGCCCCCCGGCATCCCCTCCGGCACGCGCTACCTGAACCTGATGGAGAACGGCATCAAGGTGATCCAGGCGGACACCTTCCGCCACCTGCACCACCTGGAGGTGCTCCAGCTGGGGCGCAACGCCATCCGGCAGATCGAGGTGGGGGCCTTCAACGGGCTGGCCAGCCTGAACACCCTGGAGCTCTTCGACAACTGGCTGACGGTGGTGCCCAGCGGGGCCTTCGAGTACCTCTCCAAGCTGCGGGAGCTCTGGCTGCGCAACAACCCCATCGAGAGCATCTCGTCCTACGCCTTCAACCGCGTCCCCTCCCTCATGCGCCTGGACCTGGGCGAGCTCAAGAAGCTCAAGTACATCTCCGAGGGGGCCTTCGAGGGGCTCTACAACCTCAAGTACCTGAACCTGGGCATGTGCGCCATCCGGGAGATGCCCAACCTCTCCCCTCTGGTGGGGCTGGAGGAGCTGGAGATGTCCGGCAACACCTTCCTGGCCATTAAGCCCGGGGCCTTCCACGGACTGAAGTCGCTCAAAAAGCTGTGGATTATGAGCGCCCAGATCGGCGCCATTGAGCGCAACGCCTTCGACGACCTGACGGCGCTGGTGGAGCTCAACCTGGCGCACAACAACCTCACCTCTCTGCCCCACGACCTCTTCGCCCCTCTGAGGTACCTGGTGGAGCTGCACTTGCACCACAACCCCTGGAACTGCGACTGCGACATCTTGTGGCTGTCTTGGTGGCTCCGGGAGTATATCCCCACCAACTCCTCTTGCTGCGGGCGCTGCCACGCCCCCACGCACATGCGGGGAAAGTTCCTGGTGGAAGTGGACCAGACGGCCTTCCAGTGCTCGGCCCCCTTCATCCTGGACGCCCCTCGGGACCTCAACATCTCCGAGGGGAGGGTGGCCGAGCTCAAGTGCCGGACCCCGGCCATGTCCTCCGTGCGGTGGCTGCTGCCCAACGGGACGGTGCTGAGCCACGCCTCCAACCACCCCCGAATCTCCGTCCTCAACGACGGCACCCTGAACTTCTCCCAGGTCCTCCTCACGGACACGGGGACGTACACCTGCATGGTGACCAACGTGGCAGGGCACTCCAACGCCTCGGCCTACCTCAACGTGAGCACGGCTGAGCTCAACACGTCCAACTACAGCTTCTTCACCACGGTCACGGTGGAGACCACGGAGACGTCGCCCGAGAACCTCTTCCCCAAGTTCACCAAGCCGGTGCCGACCGCCTCCACGGGCTACCAGCCGGcctacaccaccaccaccaccgtgcTCGTCCAGACGACCAAGACGCCCCGGCAGGACGCCACCCTGGACGGCAACGACAAGATGCAGACCAGCCTGGACGAGGTGATGAAGACCACCAAGATCATCATCGGCTGCTTTGTGGCCGTGACCCTTCTGGCGGCGGCCATGCTGGTCGCCTTTTACAAACTCCGCAAGCGCCATCAGCAGAGGAGTACGGTGGGGGCCGCCAGGACCGTGGAAATCATACAGGTGGACGAAGACATTCCGGCCTCGGCGGGGGCAGCGCCCACCACCGCCACCACCGCCACCCCTTCGACCGCGTCCGGCCTGTCAGGTGAGGGGGCAGTTGCGCTGCCGGCTATTCATGACCACTACAACACTTACAAACCCTCCCAGGGGGCCCACTGGACAGAGAACTGTTTGGGGAACTCCCTGCACCCCACGGTCACGACCATTGCCGAGCCGTATATAATACAGACCCACCCCAAGGAGAAGGTGCAGGAAACGCAGATCtga